In Eubacteriales bacterium, a single window of DNA contains:
- a CDS encoding anaerobic ribonucleoside-triphosphate reductase activating protein, whose translation ELPLLVKLDTNGQLTDELKKVLSTGLVDYVAMDIKAPKGKYELVTKGADEEAIFKSAEFILNQDVDYEFRTTYMPLLDLEDIEEIAKTLKGAKAYYIQQYRKPPNIKGRIFPEPVSIELVKKAADIAKKYIPNTQTRGV comes from the coding sequence GAACTGCCTTTACTTGTAAAGCTGGACACTAACGGCCAGCTGACTGATGAACTTAAAAAGGTTTTATCTACAGGGCTTGTAGACTACGTTGCAATGGACATAAAAGCGCCAAAAGGCAAATACGAATTGGTGACAAAAGGTGCGGATGAAGAAGCCATATTTAAAAGCGCTGAATTTATTTTAAATCAAGATGTAGACTATGAATTCAGGACCACGTATATGCCTCTTTTAGACTTAGAGGATATTGAGGAAATAGCTAAGACACTTAAAGGCGCAAAGGCATATTATATACAGCAATATAGAAAGCCGCCGAATATAAAGGGCCGTATATTTCCAGAGCCTGTAAGCATTGAACTTGTTAAAAAAGCGGCAGATATAGCTAAAAAATATATACCAAATACGCAAACGAGAGGCGTTTAA